A window of Chromohalobacter canadensis genomic DNA:
CCAGTTCACGCCCCAGTTCATACTGCTCGGCCACCGGCGCCTCGCACTGCGCTGTGGCATCCGGAGTTTCCCCGCGCATCGCGGCGGTGAGCGCCTCGGTGGCGTTGTCGGCGCACCAGGCCTGGCTCAGCACGCGTGCCGCCTCGGAGTCGACGCCGGCACGTGGAAAGGCCAGATAGTCTACCGCGATTCCCATCCGATTGAGACGGGGGACTTCCTTATGGAACTTTTGGCAATAAGGGCACGAGGTATCGGTAAAGACGGTAATGCGCGCCTTGACCTCGCCGGCGGGCTTGTAGATGACGCGTTTATCCTCGGGGACCTCATCGAGACGCGCCTGGCGGCGTTCGTTGGCGGCACGCTCGGTCAAGTTGACCATCTGCCCGTCACGGTTGCGATACAGGTCACCGACGACCATGTATTCCCCATCGGCGTCTGTATAGAGGGTTTCGCCGCCCTTGAGGCGTACCTCATAGAGCCCTGATAACGGCGACTCCTCGATCGACGCCACCGGCATCGGCTGCCCATTGTGGGTCAGCTTGTCGGCCAGCCCCTCGGGGGGCGCGGCAAGACTCAGCGGAGCGGCTAGAAGGGCCAAGGCGCCCCCCATGACGGACAATACGGCTCTAGACATGATCAACCTCTAGGATGATGTTGGGCGTGCAGCGCTTCCAGACGCGCTTGGGCCACCTGGGTGTAGATTTGCGTGGTCGACAGATCACTGTGTCCCAGCAACAACTGTACGACACGTAAATTGGCCCCATGATTCAACAGGTGCGTCGCGAATGCATGACGCAGCGTGTGTGGCGAGAGGGGCTTATCGATGCCAGCCGCCACGGCATGTCGCTTGATACGATGCCAGAACGTCTGGCGGGTCATGAATCCATCATGGCGTCCGGGAAACAGGGGCGGTCGGGTCGGATCGTTCATCAACCCCCCACGCCCTTGACGCAGGTAGCGCTCGAGCCATGCGGCCGCTTCTTCGCCCAGTGGGACCAAGCGTTCCTTATCGCCCTTGCCGAGCACGCGCAACACACCCTGACGCAAGTTGACCGCATCCACCGTCAAACCGACCAGTTCAGAAACACGCAAGCCACATCCATACAACACTTCGAGCATGGTGCGGTCACGCAGTCCCAGCGGCGTATCCGCGTCCGGAGCTTCGAGCAAACGCTCGACCTCAGTTTCATCCAGCGTGTTGGGCAATTTGGCGATGGCCTTGGGAGCACGTGCCTCGGCCAGCGGGTCATGGGCGATATGCCCTTCGGCCAGCGCCCAGCGATAGAAGCGCCGCAGACAAGACAACAAGCGTGCCACCGAGCGGGGATGATAGTGCTCGCGGCGCGCCGTCAGAAACGTCTCCAGCGCGCTTTCCCCGGGGGCCATTAGACGCTCGCT
This region includes:
- a CDS encoding DsbC family protein, with translation MSRAVLSVMGGALALLAAPLSLAAPPEGLADKLTHNGQPMPVASIEESPLSGLYEVRLKGGETLYTDADGEYMVVGDLYRNRDGQMVNLTERAANERRQARLDEVPEDKRVIYKPAGEVKARITVFTDTSCPYCQKFHKEVPRLNRMGIAVDYLAFPRAGVDSEAARVLSQAWCADNATEALTAAMRGETPDATAQCEAPVAEQYELGRELGIQGTPAIVLPNGRMVPGYVPAERLASMLGIEE
- the xerD gene encoding site-specific tyrosine recombinase XerD, translating into MNDLEWRDAFIDGLWLERGLSRHTLDAYRRDLDAWLAHLASRSERLMAPGESALETFLTARREHYHPRSVARLLSCLRRFYRWALAEGHIAHDPLAEARAPKAIAKLPNTLDETEVERLLEAPDADTPLGLRDRTMLEVLYGCGLRVSELVGLTVDAVNLRQGVLRVLGKGDKERLVPLGEEAAAWLERYLRQGRGGLMNDPTRPPLFPGRHDGFMTRQTFWHRIKRHAVAAGIDKPLSPHTLRHAFATHLLNHGANLRVVQLLLGHSDLSTTQIYTQVAQARLEALHAQHHPRG